The Anabaena sp. WA102 genome contains a region encoding:
- the gmd gene encoding GDP-mannose 4,6-dehydratase, protein MIQRKRALITGITGQDGSYLTELLLEQGYEVHGIIRRTSTFNTDRIDHMYEDPHNEGARLFLHYGDLTDGTTLRRILEEVKPTEIYNLGAQSHVRVSFDSPEYTVDAVGMGTLRLLEAIRDYQHRTGIEVRFYQAGSSEMYGLVQAVPQSETTPFYPRSPYACAKVYAHWQTINYRESYNLFACNGILFNHESPRRGETFVTRKITRAVARIVAGKQKNIYMGNLDSKRDWGYAKDYVKAMWLMLQQEQPDDYVVATGETHSVKEFLELAFSYVNLDWQKYVEFDQRYLRPAEVDLLIGDPTKAQQKLGWQPSVTFKELVALMVEADLQAVGCTSSNGNGAKYPQDIATTRQEFGSLHF, encoded by the coding sequence ATGATACAAAGAAAACGGGCTTTAATTACTGGTATTACTGGTCAAGATGGTTCTTATTTAACTGAACTGTTACTAGAACAAGGTTATGAAGTACACGGAATTATTCGCCGTACTTCCACCTTTAACACAGACAGAATTGATCATATGTATGAAGATCCTCATAACGAGGGCGCAAGGCTATTTCTCCACTATGGTGATTTGACAGACGGAACAACACTGCGGCGGATTTTAGAAGAAGTTAAACCTACAGAAATTTATAATTTAGGCGCTCAATCCCACGTCCGGGTCAGCTTTGATTCACCTGAATATACAGTAGATGCTGTAGGTATGGGGACATTACGTTTATTAGAAGCAATCCGCGATTATCAACACCGCACTGGGATTGAAGTCCGTTTCTATCAAGCTGGTTCTTCGGAAATGTATGGTTTGGTGCAAGCAGTTCCTCAAAGTGAAACCACACCTTTTTATCCCCGCAGTCCCTACGCTTGTGCTAAGGTGTACGCTCACTGGCAAACCATCAATTACCGCGAATCTTACAATTTATTTGCTTGTAACGGTATTCTTTTTAATCATGAATCTCCAAGACGGGGAGAAACATTTGTTACTCGGAAAATTACTAGAGCAGTAGCCCGCATTGTTGCTGGTAAACAAAAAAATATCTACATGGGTAATTTGGACTCCAAGAGAGATTGGGGCTATGCGAAAGATTACGTCAAAGCTATGTGGTTGATGTTGCAGCAAGAGCAACCGGATGATTATGTGGTGGCTACAGGTGAAACCCATTCAGTGAAGGAGTTTCTGGAGTTAGCATTTAGTTATGTTAATCTCGATTGGCAGAAATACGTAGAATTTGATCAACGTTATCTGCGTCCTGCTGAAGTGGATTTACTAATTGGTGATCCCACTAAAGCCCAGCAGAAATTAGGCTGGCAACCATCGGTAACATTTAAAGAACTGGTTGCGCTAATGGTGGAAGCTGATTTACAAGCTGTGGGTTGTACTTCCTCCAATGGTAATGGTGCAAAATACCCTCAAGATATTGCTACTACCCGTCAAGAATTCGGATCTCTACACTTTTAA
- a CDS encoding sugar transferase, protein MTAQSSLLSGKRYPRKDNGTSVTVLSKRGQKVKQPKVKSRSLSFEGLYGEFFKRLFDIVFSLSVLILFSPIYMILALLIAISSKGPIFYVQERVGKNYRSFNCIKFRTMVNNADEILVEMMATSPNLRAEFEDNFKLKTDPRITKIGHFLRITSLDEFPQFWNVLKGDMSVVGPRPLVAEELIKYGDYINHVLTIRPGITGLWQVSGRNDIPYPRRVQIDLHYVNFRNFWLDLWIILKTVNVVIMPKNKGAY, encoded by the coding sequence ATGACTGCCCAGAGTTCACTCCTCTCCGGCAAGCGATACCCGCGGAAGGATAACGGTACATCTGTGACTGTTTTATCAAAACGTGGTCAAAAAGTTAAACAGCCAAAGGTGAAATCCAGAAGTTTATCTTTTGAGGGTTTATACGGAGAGTTTTTTAAACGACTGTTTGATATAGTTTTTTCATTGTCGGTCTTGATTTTGTTTTCTCCCATCTACATGATATTGGCCTTATTGATAGCCATAAGCTCAAAGGGTCCGATCTTTTATGTTCAAGAACGGGTGGGCAAAAACTACCGCAGCTTCAATTGCATTAAGTTTCGCACCATGGTCAACAATGCTGACGAAATTCTTGTCGAAATGATGGCTACATCACCTAACCTCCGAGCAGAATTTGAAGACAATTTTAAGCTGAAAACAGACCCAAGAATCACTAAAATTGGTCACTTTTTGCGAATTACCAGCTTAGATGAATTTCCCCAATTTTGGAATGTTCTCAAAGGAGATATGAGTGTAGTTGGTCCAAGACCTTTAGTAGCGGAAGAATTAATCAAATATGGTGATTATATCAATCATGTTTTAACGATTCGTCCTGGAATTACTGGTTTGTGGCAAGTATCCGGGCGTAATGATATTCCATATCCTCGCCGGGTGCAAATAGACCTCCATTATGTCAATTTTAGGAATTTTTGGCTCGATTTGTGGATTATCCTGAAAACAGTTAATGTTGTCATCATGCCCAAAAATAAAGGAGCTTACTAA
- a CDS encoding GDP-L-fucose synthase family protein, translated as MTALELENKRILVTGGAGFLGRQVIDQLCRHGANREKITVTRSHDCDLRVWENCQRAADQQDIIIHLAAHVGGIGLNREKPGELFYDNLMMGTQLIHAAYQQGIEKFVCVGTICAYPKFTPVPFKEDDIWNGYPEETNAPYGVAKKALLVQLQSYRQQYGFNGIYLLPVNLYGPEDNFNPSSSHVIPALIRKVEEAQTRGEKQLPVWGDGSPTREFLYSTDAARGIVMGTQFYNDAEPVNLGTGYEISIKDLITLICELMEYDGEIVWETDKPNGQPRRCLDTERAKQAFGFTAEVEFREGLKNTIDWWRKTAT; from the coding sequence ATGACAGCCTTAGAATTAGAAAATAAACGAATTCTTGTCACTGGTGGGGCGGGTTTTCTCGGTCGTCAAGTGATAGATCAATTATGTCGGCATGGCGCTAATCGTGAGAAAATTACTGTAACGCGATCGCACGATTGTGATCTACGAGTATGGGAAAATTGCCAACGGGCAGCAGATCAACAGGATATTATCATTCACCTAGCTGCCCATGTTGGTGGCATTGGTCTAAATCGAGAAAAACCCGGCGAGTTATTTTACGATAACTTGATGATGGGAACTCAGTTAATCCATGCAGCTTATCAACAAGGGATAGAAAAGTTTGTCTGTGTAGGAACTATTTGCGCCTATCCTAAGTTTACCCCTGTACCATTTAAAGAAGATGACATCTGGAATGGTTATCCAGAAGAAACTAACGCCCCCTATGGAGTGGCGAAAAAAGCTCTCTTAGTCCAACTACAATCTTATCGTCAGCAGTATGGGTTTAATGGTATTTACCTGTTACCAGTGAACTTGTATGGACCTGAAGATAATTTCAACCCCAGCAGTTCTCATGTAATTCCCGCTTTAATTCGCAAAGTGGAAGAAGCCCAAACCAGGGGAGAAAAACAACTTCCTGTGTGGGGTGATGGTTCTCCTACCCGTGAGTTTTTGTATTCTACGGACGCAGCACGGGGAATAGTCATGGGAACACAGTTTTATAATGATGCTGAACCCGTCAATTTAGGAACTGGTTACGAGATATCCATTAAAGACTTAATCACCCTGATTTGCGAATTAATGGAGTATGACGGGGAAATTGTTTGGGAAACCGACAAACCCAATGGTCAACCCCGACGTTGTTTGGATACGGAAAGAGCAAAACAGGCTTTTGGTTTTACTGCTGAGGTAGAATTTAGAGAAGGCCTGAAAAATACTATTGATTGGTGGCGGAAAACCGCTACATAA